In one window of Hyla sarda isolate aHylSar1 chromosome 1, aHylSar1.hap1, whole genome shotgun sequence DNA:
- the GPX4 gene encoding phospholipid hydroperoxide glutathione peroxidase isoform X1, which produces MYRRGGPTAAMELGLLLWWTVLPQDGKCAQVDNWKNAKNIYEFSATDIDGNLVSLEKYRGFVCIIVNVASKUGKTPVNYTQLVNLHANYAEKGLRILGFPCNQFGKQEPGDESQIKDFAASYKVEFDMFSKIDVNGDGAHPLWKWMKTQSKGRGTLGDAIKWNFTKFLIDREGFVVKRYSPMEDPVVIEKDLPRYL; this is translated from the exons ATGTATAGAAGAGGGGGGCCCACAGCAGCTATGGAATTGGGCCTCCTGTTATGGTGGACAGTGTTGCCACAGGATGGAAAG TGTGCTCAGGTGGATAACTGGAAGAACGCCAAGAATATATATGAATTCTCCGCTACAGACATCGATGGCAATCTAGTCTCCCTTGAGAAATACAG GGGCTTTGTCTGCATCATTGTGAATGTAGCATCAAAGTGAGGAAAAACTCCTGTAAACTACACTCAGCTTGTCAACCTTCACGCCAACTATGCTGAGAAAGGTTTACGCATCCTTGGGTTTCCCTGCAACCAGTTTGGAAAACAG GAACCTGGGGATGAATCTCAAATAAAGGACTTTGCTGCCTCATACAAGGTGGAGTTTGACATGTTTAGTAAGATTGATGTCAACGGCGATGGCGCCCACCCTCTGTGGAAATGGATGAAGACTCAATCCAAGGGGAGGGGTACCCTTGGGGA TGCTATCAAGTGGAATTTTACCAAG TTCCTGATCGACAGAGAGGGTTTTGTGGTGAAGAGATACAGTCCTATGGAGGATCCAGTT gTCATAGAAAAAGATCTTCCGCGCTATCTGTAA
- the GPX4 gene encoding phospholipid hydroperoxide glutathione peroxidase isoform X3, whose translation MGRQSSFLVISVLLGILSRVHCAQVDNWKNAKNIYEFSATDIDGNLVSLEKYRGFVCIIVNVASKUGKTPVNYTQLVNLHANYAEKGLRILGFPCNQFGKQEPGDESQIKDFAASYKVEFDMFSKIDVNGDGAHPLWKWMKTQSKGRGTLGDAIKWNFTKFLIDREGFVVKRYSPMEDPVVIEKDLPRYL comes from the exons ATGGGCCGGCAGTCTTCATTCTTGGTCATCTCTGTATTGCTGGGAATCTTGAGCAGGGTTCAT TGTGCTCAGGTGGATAACTGGAAGAACGCCAAGAATATATATGAATTCTCCGCTACAGACATCGATGGCAATCTAGTCTCCCTTGAGAAATACAG GGGCTTTGTCTGCATCATTGTGAATGTAGCATCAAAGTGAGGAAAAACTCCTGTAAACTACACTCAGCTTGTCAACCTTCACGCCAACTATGCTGAGAAAGGTTTACGCATCCTTGGGTTTCCCTGCAACCAGTTTGGAAAACAG GAACCTGGGGATGAATCTCAAATAAAGGACTTTGCTGCCTCATACAAGGTGGAGTTTGACATGTTTAGTAAGATTGATGTCAACGGCGATGGCGCCCACCCTCTGTGGAAATGGATGAAGACTCAATCCAAGGGGAGGGGTACCCTTGGGGA TGCTATCAAGTGGAATTTTACCAAG TTCCTGATCGACAGAGAGGGTTTTGTGGTGAAGAGATACAGTCCTATGGAGGATCCAGTT gTCATAGAAAAAGATCTTCCGCGCTATCTGTAA
- the GPX4 gene encoding phospholipid hydroperoxide glutathione peroxidase isoform X2 encodes MLKTLCGDVGRSVLLGVVSGVFCRRVMCAQVDNWKNAKNIYEFSATDIDGNLVSLEKYRGFVCIIVNVASKUGKTPVNYTQLVNLHANYAEKGLRILGFPCNQFGKQEPGDESQIKDFAASYKVEFDMFSKIDVNGDGAHPLWKWMKTQSKGRGTLGDAIKWNFTKFLIDREGFVVKRYSPMEDPVVIEKDLPRYL; translated from the exons ATGTTGAAGACGCTGTGTGGAGACGTTGGTCGGTCAGTGCTGCTCGGCGTGGTGAGCGGAGTGTTCTGCAGGAGAGTAATG TGTGCTCAGGTGGATAACTGGAAGAACGCCAAGAATATATATGAATTCTCCGCTACAGACATCGATGGCAATCTAGTCTCCCTTGAGAAATACAG GGGCTTTGTCTGCATCATTGTGAATGTAGCATCAAAGTGAGGAAAAACTCCTGTAAACTACACTCAGCTTGTCAACCTTCACGCCAACTATGCTGAGAAAGGTTTACGCATCCTTGGGTTTCCCTGCAACCAGTTTGGAAAACAG GAACCTGGGGATGAATCTCAAATAAAGGACTTTGCTGCCTCATACAAGGTGGAGTTTGACATGTTTAGTAAGATTGATGTCAACGGCGATGGCGCCCACCCTCTGTGGAAATGGATGAAGACTCAATCCAAGGGGAGGGGTACCCTTGGGGA TGCTATCAAGTGGAATTTTACCAAG TTCCTGATCGACAGAGAGGGTTTTGTGGTGAAGAGATACAGTCCTATGGAGGATCCAGTT gTCATAGAAAAAGATCTTCCGCGCTATCTGTAA
- the GPX4 gene encoding phospholipid hydroperoxide glutathione peroxidase isoform X4 yields the protein MNNTRRRRLNIVSQCAQVDNWKNAKNIYEFSATDIDGNLVSLEKYRGFVCIIVNVASKUGKTPVNYTQLVNLHANYAEKGLRILGFPCNQFGKQEPGDESQIKDFAASYKVEFDMFSKIDVNGDGAHPLWKWMKTQSKGRGTLGDAIKWNFTKFLIDREGFVVKRYSPMEDPVVIEKDLPRYL from the exons ATGAACAACACTAGAAGAAGGCGCCTTAACATCGTGTCTCAG TGTGCTCAGGTGGATAACTGGAAGAACGCCAAGAATATATATGAATTCTCCGCTACAGACATCGATGGCAATCTAGTCTCCCTTGAGAAATACAG GGGCTTTGTCTGCATCATTGTGAATGTAGCATCAAAGTGAGGAAAAACTCCTGTAAACTACACTCAGCTTGTCAACCTTCACGCCAACTATGCTGAGAAAGGTTTACGCATCCTTGGGTTTCCCTGCAACCAGTTTGGAAAACAG GAACCTGGGGATGAATCTCAAATAAAGGACTTTGCTGCCTCATACAAGGTGGAGTTTGACATGTTTAGTAAGATTGATGTCAACGGCGATGGCGCCCACCCTCTGTGGAAATGGATGAAGACTCAATCCAAGGGGAGGGGTACCCTTGGGGA TGCTATCAAGTGGAATTTTACCAAG TTCCTGATCGACAGAGAGGGTTTTGTGGTGAAGAGATACAGTCCTATGGAGGATCCAGTT gTCATAGAAAAAGATCTTCCGCGCTATCTGTAA